The Nocardia sp. NBC_00508 nucleotide sequence TCTGCCGGATCCTCGGCCCGATCGAGATCGAGATCGACGGCGTGTCCGTCGATCTCGGCGGCCCTCGGTCACGGAAGCTGCTCGCCGCACTGTCGGCCGCGCGCGGTGCCCCGGTCGGGGACGCGGAGCTGATCGACCAGGTGTGGGGCGATGCCCCACCGGGCAACATCCCCCAGGCGATGCGCGCGATCGTCTGGCGGCTGCGCGCCGAGCTGGGCCCTACGGCCGGTCAGCGCTACCTGGAACGCAGCCGCGCCGGTTACGCGCTGACCATTCCGGGACCGCTGACCGATCACGGGCAGCTGCCCACCTTGGTCACCCGCGGACTGGCGCACCTCACCGAGGGCGATCCCGCGGCCGCCGTCGCCGATCTCGAAGCGGCCGTCGCACTCTGGCGCGGTGAACCGTGGGAAGAGCTCGGTTCCGCGCCGGAGTTGATCGGTATCAGGGCCAAACTCGCCGAATTGCACGACGTGGCGATCGAAGAACTGCCGGCGGCACGGATCGCCGTCGGAGACACCACGCGTGCCATCGCCGCACTGACCGAGGCGGTGGTTGCCGCCCCCTACCGTGAACGCCGCTGGGAGCTGTTGGCTCTCGGCCTGTACCGCAGCGGAAGGCAGGTCGAAGCTCTCGAGACTCTGCGCCGCGTGCGTAGACTGCTCATCACCGAGGTCGGCATCGAACCGGGTCCGATGCTGCGCGCACTCGAGCACGCGATTCTGCGACAGGACCCGAGCCTGCTCTTGCCGACGAGCGTGATCGAAATTCCGCCTGGCCCATCCGGTCGAGTTGCTGTTTCGGCAACAGCCTCCGAAACGACAGGGGCCCGCGTTCGGTAGCCTTGGCTGCGAGGGCTGACTCGCTGCCTGCCCTCGCCTGTTCGAGGAATAACGCCGTGAGGAGTCCCATGGGCTTGTCCCACGACGGTCCCGCGGTGCTCGCGGACAGTCTGGCTGTCGGGAGGGACCGCGCTTTCGTCGGGCGCGGCGATGAACTCGTCGCGTTCCGTGCGGCACTGGCCGGTGGCCCCGACGCGCGTCCGGTGCAGTATCTGCACGGACCGGGCGGGATCGGAAAGTCCATGCTGCTGCGGCGATTCGCGCGCGAGGCCAGGCAGGCGGGCCGCTCGGTGGTCGAGGTGGACAGCCGGACGGTGACGCCCACCCCGGAGGGCTTCGTGGCTGCCGCGAGTATTGCGGTGCACGAGCCGGGGGTGGTGCTGCTCGTCGACACCTTCGAAATGTCCCAGGGCCTGGAGGGCTGGCTGTGGGAGCGATTCCTGCCCCAGCTGCCCGCGGGCGCGGTCGTTGTGGTGGCGGGGCGGGTGCCGCCGGATCCGCTGTGGACCTCCGACCCGGGATGGGCCGATCTGCTCCAGGTCACGGCGTTGCGCAACCTCGCGCCGGACGAGGCGGCCGAGTTCCTGCACGCCCGGCAGGTGCCGGTCAGCGCCCAGCAGGCGCTGCTGGAATTCACCGGCGGCAATCCGCTCGCGCTCGCCCTCGCCGCGGCCGTCACGGTCCGGGACAACGCGGTGCGACCCAGCTGGAAACCCAACCAGGACACCATCGCCACGCTACTGCGCCAACTCGTCGGCGACACCCCGAGCCCCGAGCACCGCAGGGCGCTGGAGGTCTGTGCGCACGCCTACGTCACCTCCGAGTCGCTGCTGCGCGCGCTGATGGGCGAGGACGCCGCGGAACTGTTCGCTTGGCTGCGCGTCCAGCCGTTCATCGAGTCGACTGCCGCGGGACTGTTCCCGCACGATGTGGTCCGCGAAGCGCTGGAAGCCGACCTCAGATGGCGAGACCCGGAGGGCTTCGCCGACATGCACAACCAGATGCGGGAACTGCATCTCGCGCAGCTGCGCGCGGCACCGGATTCAAGTCTGCTGCCTGCCACCGGCGCGCTGATCTTCCTCTTCCGCACCGACCGGCAGATGTCGGAGTTCAACATCTGGCGTGAGGTCGGACTCGTGGAAGACCGGCCTTATCAACGGGCGCACCGCGAGCGCGTGCTGGAGCTGGTCGAGCAGGCCGAAGGGCAGGAATCTGCGTCGGTCGCCGCGTACTGGCTGGACCGGCAGCCCGAGGCGTTCCGGGTCTATCACTCGACACACACCGGAGAACCGGCCGGCTTCTCGGCCTGGCTCGAGCTATCGGAGCCCGTGGGATCGGATATCGATCCGGTTGTCGCGGCGGCGTGGCATCATGCCAGGGCGAACGGGCCCCTGCGCGCAGGTGAGTACATGGCGTTGGCCCGCTTCACGATAGATGCTGCGGCTTACCAGCGGCCCGCCCCCTCGACCACTTTCGCCCAGTGGCGGGCAACCGGAGAGATGATTCGCGGTGACCGGCTCGCCTGGTCGTACGTCGTGATGCGCGACGACGGATACTGGGACAAACACCTCGGCGACATCAATATGGTGCCCATTGTTGCTCCGCCCACCGTTGGCGATCACCGCTATGCACTCTTCGCGCACGATTGGCGTGCGCAGCCCGCGGGCCCGTGGCTGCAGGAAAAGTCGGATGCCATGCTCTCGGGTTCCACCATGGCCGGCGCACCAGTGCGCCGCCGCGGTGAGTTGGTCGTGCTGTCCCGTCCGGAATTCGATGGGGCGGTCCGCGAAGCCCTGCGTACGCTGCATCGACCCGCGGCGCTCGCCGACAACCCGCTCGCCCGCAGCCGCGTGGTACTCGAGAGCGGCAAGAACCTGCCCGAGATACTCGCGGGTGCGGCCGAGTCGCTGCAAGGCGAGCGGGGTGGCGAGAAGCTGTACCGTGCGGTCACGGTCGCCTATTTCAAGGGTGCTCCCACTCAAGAGGTGGCGGCCGAGCTGCTCGGATTGCCGTTCAGCACCTACCGCCGCCATCTCACCACCGGTGTGGAGCGGATGAGCGATCTGCTGTGGCATCACGAGCTGAATGGCCAGTGACGTTCTCACCGGGTTCAGGGCGCGGCACGACCCCCGCAGCGAACGGGGAGATCCGTCAGCTGAAGCGGGAGATCTCGGCGCCGGGGCGGAGCAGGCAAAACCCCGCCCCGGCTGTTCCACTGCCGTGCTAGCTCACCGAGGACTGGATGGCTTCGATGATGCGCGGACGGAGTTCGGCGGCGCGGATGACGGCATCGACGGAGCCGACCTCGACAGCCCGCTGGATGTTGTGCACGCCGTCGAACTCCGTGGCCACCTCGCCGAGCTTCTCCGCCCGGACCGATGTGCGGAGCTCATCGAGTTCCGCCGTCAACGCGGCGCGGTCCGCGCCAGCGGCGGCTGAGGCCCTGGCCTCCAGGTCCCGTACCCGCGAGTCGGCCGCGGTTCGGGCCTTGACGTCGCCGGAGAACACCGCCGCGGCGGCGGGGGCACCACCGAGTACCGAGGCGAACGAGCCTTCCAGCGCCAGCACGGTCATGTTGGGGTTCAGTGCCTTCGAGAACACCACGAACGCCCCGCCGTGATATCGCGAGATCACGCAGAACACAATGCGTCCACGGAAGTTCACGATCGCGCGGCCGATCTCCGCGCCGTATTCCAGCTGCAGCTTCCGCATCGACTCGGGCGAGCCATCGAAGCCGGACAGGTTCGCCAGCACCACGAGCGGCCGGTTACCGCTGGCCGCGTTGATTGCCCGCGCGGCCTTCTTCGACGACCGCGGGAACAGCGTGCCCGCGGTATAGGTGTCCGGGCCGTCGGTAGGCGGGAAGCCCCGCCGCGGTACCGCCCGTGACTCGATGCCGAGCAGGCACACCGGGATTCCGCCGAGATGGGCGTCCTGCACCACGGCCATCTCCGCGTCGGCCATGCCCGCCCAGCGTTCCAACAGCGAGTGGTCTTGGTCGGCGAGCGCCGCCATCACGCTGCGGATGTCGAACGGCTTCTTGCGGTCCGGGTTGGCCTCCGCGGAAAAGATC carries:
- a CDS encoding AfsR/SARP family transcriptional regulator — protein: MFRAARDAMSDTSADGAALPTLFCRILGPIEIEIDGVSVDLGGPRSRKLLAALSAARGAPVGDAELIDQVWGDAPPGNIPQAMRAIVWRLRAELGPTAGQRYLERSRAGYALTIPGPLTDHGQLPTLVTRGLAHLTEGDPAAAVADLEAAVALWRGEPWEELGSAPELIGIRAKLAELHDVAIEELPAARIAVGDTTRAIAALTEAVVAAPYRERRWELLALGLYRSGRQVEALETLRRVRRLLITEVGIEPGPMLRALEHAILRQDPSLLLPTSVIEIPPGPSGRVAVSATASETTGARVR
- a CDS encoding ATP-binding protein; its protein translation is MRSPMGLSHDGPAVLADSLAVGRDRAFVGRGDELVAFRAALAGGPDARPVQYLHGPGGIGKSMLLRRFAREARQAGRSVVEVDSRTVTPTPEGFVAAASIAVHEPGVVLLVDTFEMSQGLEGWLWERFLPQLPAGAVVVVAGRVPPDPLWTSDPGWADLLQVTALRNLAPDEAAEFLHARQVPVSAQQALLEFTGGNPLALALAAAVTVRDNAVRPSWKPNQDTIATLLRQLVGDTPSPEHRRALEVCAHAYVTSESLLRALMGEDAAELFAWLRVQPFIESTAAGLFPHDVVREALEADLRWRDPEGFADMHNQMRELHLAQLRAAPDSSLLPATGALIFLFRTDRQMSEFNIWREVGLVEDRPYQRAHRERVLELVEQAEGQESASVAAYWLDRQPEAFRVYHSTHTGEPAGFSAWLELSEPVGSDIDPVVAAAWHHARANGPLRAGEYMALARFTIDAAAYQRPAPSTTFAQWRATGEMIRGDRLAWSYVVMRDDGYWDKHLGDINMVPIVAPPTVGDHRYALFAHDWRAQPAGPWLQEKSDAMLSGSTMAGAPVRRRGELVVLSRPEFDGAVREALRTLHRPAALADNPLARSRVVLESGKNLPEILAGAAESLQGERGGEKLYRAVTVAYFKGAPTQEVAAELLGLPFSTYRRHLTTGVERMSDLLWHHELNGQ